A window of Eucalyptus grandis isolate ANBG69807.140 chromosome 4, ASM1654582v1, whole genome shotgun sequence genomic DNA:
tgtcttctctctctctctcctcccttttataccttcccccatccacgggccctattcccgtgggccgggcctttgggcctagcatgggcggacgggccttaagcccatcaccaattaaaaccatcaccTTCCAATGGCCAGCATAAAAGTACAAGCATTTCCAGCATGAAAcgaaatgtttggcaattgataAATACAAATATATCATTACATTCCAGTTTACTTgcaattaataattacaaatgTATCATTATATTCTAATTGTAGAATCGACGAGCTTTTTCATTTGAAGACAAAGCGAAGTGTGGCTTGTTGTCTCCTTTTCAATATCTGCGAATGGGACAATAACTCCCTACCATAGTGCTGCTCACTAGAACTTGTCGTTGTGTATGATCCACTGCCCAGCCCAAAGAAACTCCCGAAAATAACCCACCCAAGATAAAAAGCACAAGCAAGTTGCCCAAGGCATTTTGCTCTGGTCCCTTAAAAAACAGCTCACCCCATTTTGAATCTTAAGTAGAAATTATGGTAAAATAAACGCAACTTCAAAACAAGAGATGATGTTCAGCTCAAACCTTGTAGCCTTTGGGTGCTACTATCATAACACGAGCAGTGAGATATCCTTTGCTCAAGCCCAAGAAGGAAACGAGCATTATCATCCACCCTTGATCGCCATACTTTGCCGTGAAGTAGAATGCGGGGACAAGCAAGAAACGGGCGAGAATCACGATCAAGAGGCCCTTTCGGGACTCTAACTTGAGCCAGCCAATGAGGGGAATGTACCCATACATTGTACATAGAGATATGAGATCCCATACATTGTACATAGCAATCGAATGTTACGAGCGCGTACACCACAGAACTAGTGAAGCAAGATTGTAGCAAGTACACAAACCTTTACAGGATGTGACCGTGGCCGGGATGGCGGTTCGTATATCGATATGCTTGAGAATTGTATCTTTTACTTGAGGTAGAGAAATTGGCTTCTCTTTTCAATACTCACCATGATCCCAACGGTGTGTTCCGGTATTCTCATAGAGAAAGCCCGGGAAGATTGTTAGTGTCAAAACATATATAAGATATAGATCAATGGCATAATCTATGTTATGAAGCAATAGTTGTTTGTTGCTCGGTCGATCTTCTTTAGAGTCTCCATCTTGCCAAAATTTCAATGTTTTCAAGGTTTTAGTGACAttaaaaggaacaaaaattttgcaacTACAATAGAGAAAGTTCCATTGCCATGACACTGTGTTTGGATTCCAGCGGCAGCAAGATCAGTTGAGACAGTTTTGGAACCTTCGAGGCTGCCTTCGAGCGGTAGTGCTTCACAATTGGAATCTTAGCAAACCAAGTCGCATACATAATGATACGGATGAACTCGAAGAATGTGGAGATTGCCGAAACAGCACTGaaaaacaaatttaagattGGTGAGAAGAGTTATGCATATTGCTTTCACTTGACAAAGCTGATTATTGCACCATGAGCTTCTTCGTGTATACATAGAGCACGACAAACGAAGCTGTGTTTTATCTACTTACCGATAATACCTTATAATTTGAGATGAAAACATGTTATGACATAGAATGTAAGTCCTTAAGGATTGAATGTTATTGGCATGTGATAGATGACTATCAAGCAAAACTAGACTCTCCCGAGTGCTGAAATTCCACTAACAACAAGACTTATAATACAAAGGATGAATCTGGAAATTGAGAAGATTTTCTGATGACAACAAAGAATTACATACTAGCTCCCTTGCGAAGTCCATCATGAGCCTTGTCAAAGGCTGCTTTCGTGATCAGCCTCATACCGGATGTTAGAGCTCCCGATGCAGCTATTCCAGCAAAAACGACTGCATAAATGAAAATCCACCATATTGAAAGGTCAAGATCGACTCGAAAGATGTATCTTTAAGGACATAAGTTGCAAAAACAATgcaacaaaaagtttaggagaGCACCCACCTGCATGAATTCAGGACACATGAAAGACAGATCACGATCATACCACCCCGAACATGAGCATCGGTCACTCCAAAGCTGGCAACGAGCACACATATACCTAAATAAGGCCAAACTCCCCTTTCCCCGAAGTCGCTAAGTCCAACTATCATGTGTGAAATCCAGCAATGGAGTCAATGTAAGATGCTAGAATTCAGGAAAATAACTTAAATTAGACAATTGCACAAGCCGTGAATAGAAAAGTTTTATGCTTTCGGACTACTTACAACTAAGAGAAGGAGTGTACTTAGAGTGAAAAGCATGTATCCAATTATATTCCTCTTCCTCGTATCCACTTTGGATTTGTGGTACGTTAAGATAGCCATCGTCCCAATTGCGAATGGTTGATAAACACTGGTAAGCACTCTTGAAGGATGGTAATGCTTCAGCCAACACAAAACAAATAATTAGTGTAGCACAATCAACCTGGGACTTCACATTGCCCCGAGCAAATTATAAacggaaataagaaaatataagatATAGAAAGGCAAGTACATAGTTTGCATGCGCACGATTCGGTCCCCTACGGGCGCGTGCGATGCACGTGCTGTTTCGGCCGGCGCGCGTGCGACGCACGTGCGGAAGCGGGCGCGTGCCACGCACACGCGcagcacgtgcggtcggtttgCCCGACCGGCCTGACCGGActgtccggtccgaccggcccgacTGCCCGTTGACtccgaccgttgacccgttgaccattgacccattgacccgttgacccgttgacttCGACCGTTGACtattgactttgaccgttgacagaaaaaaaaaaaagggaaaaagaatatgtttctttttcaattatgacTATGTGGGTTATAAGTAATACATtgtttattctgcatttgttccatgaatcatggaaaattatgtattttccattatgtacattatggattataagtgatccattcttagttctgcatttgttgtaggaactatgatgcgttatgcacggatacctgcattcccgagaacggacgaaggaagagcaagacttaaaaggctgatgacgagttagctaattatcggtggcatgatggtgatttagtatcacatgtggtgagggtcaatcgatgatacagaaatcatttggaatggttatcttatgcggattttgagaaggtgccgaccttgatgaacactcttccacccgaatggcaagcagtgttagatcgcctatgggaggtcaacgtggtcccgggttataggaggctagtagtagattttgtaagagagtactataggattgagttaaccaaaacttcaactcttagattgagcgccacatggcgcagagtaaatgcgccttggaggcgacatgaaagctctccaaaattttttccatggttggcaaatgtgccttcaaatttcttagatattttgactgaaaGATTAGtagggactttccctatttatttcctagattagtttgagatattttgggtgtaaatatctctttctatgttgatattttcctctgtatatattacttagtgtagtggatagttgtattatgtgaaagcatcattattctattggatgtcaaatattatttgctttctattaatTGTTGActgttgtgggtagttcatagaagtttttgtaacttcatagaatttattttgcataagacaattatattaataatagttttaagttaggatttttggaggatgattggaaacatagtgacattttgattctgaaaccttacttgaaattgttcattgatatgatgggtctgtgcaaagtggatgcataaatgataggcattaattattcgtgtatatatgtctgatgtgttcagatcgatggtttcagcaactaagaacgtaattgctgatatgaacggcaacaattgtgaaatattgaatatgaagattcaatatgtactggaaaagcaagaagcattagaagctcttgaccatgttatggaagatcttgaggatgctgtgcgccaccttgaaccccgagacacgtgaacaacccgccatggtcgaGCGAATATGTGCATCAAAAATGGATTAGCCTACACAACATGGATCCAGTCCGCCAAAAGAAAATCCATAGTCCTAGGACTACTAGTCAGCCCCATTCGTCGATCCCACATCCTCGGGATCTGTCACCCAAGAGGCCGAGGGCGGCGTTGATCACTCCACCGCGGGAAGATCCGCCACGCATTCACCCAAAATGGCATTCATCACAGCCAGCTGAATATCCATACTATCCGAGAGGGCCAACCTAACGCCATCGACTCCGGAACGAAACCAAGCCCTAAACATGTACGGTACCTGTTATGCACGTTCACCTCGACCCGGATGAGGGTCCTAACCAACCTGATAGACCCAAGGACTCCCGGGTCGGGGAGCACTCTCCGTCGTCCGGTCAATCTCCGTCGGCAGGCCACTCATCTCCGGGGTCTcgccatctacggtcctgtaatatttttccccaaaccgggatgagactttgtctcggcaagttcacccctcctaaacccctattagaaagtaaatacgccccaagtagcttagccacaacatcaagaagacttacctcagCTTAGCCCTCATTTGcgaggttagcacaatttatataattcaaccacgtacaattatgataaccaaccaaccatggcacaatcacatcatcaaaacaattcaaccacttggatcgtctcgcgatcaatcgacttggc
This region includes:
- the LOC104442685 gene encoding LOW QUALITY PROTEIN: equilibrative nucleotide transporter 3 (The sequence of the model RefSeq protein was modified relative to this genomic sequence to represent the inferred CDS: inserted 3 bases in 3 codons; substituted 1 base at 1 genomic stop codon), translating into MSEVIFRLQENPQRRSTVAAASRHSPEFASPPPLAPRDRTPSHAEPLVSIRQASRPSPLQAACCPSPPKPPVATVRHRELPFEALASSAGLSPLFLVRSPPFRHPFKLGLSSTSSCSLPETRRKRFWTVDGETPEMSGLPTEIDRTTESAPRPGSPWVYQHYHPSRVLTSVYQPFAIGTMAILTYHKSKVDTRKRNIIGYMLFTLSTLLLLVLDLATSGKGEFGXYLGICVLVASFGVTDAHVRGGMIXDLSFMCPEFMQVVVFAGIAASGALTSGMRLITKAAFDKAHDGLRKGASIAVSAISTFFEFIRIIMYATWFAKIPIVKHYRSKAAXEGSKTVSTDLAAAGIQTQYGDSKEDRPSNKQLLLHNIDYAIDLYLIYVLTLTIFPGFLYENTGTHRLCTCYNLASLVLWCTRSXHSIAMYNVWDLISLCTMYGYIPLIGWLKLESRKGLLIVILARFLLVPAFYFTAKYGDQGWMIMLVSFLGLSKGYLTARVMIVAPKGYKGPEQNALGNLLVLFILGGLFSGVSLGWAVDHTQRQVLVSSTMVGSYCPIRRY